In Salmonella enterica subsp. enterica serovar Typhimurium str. LT2, a single window of DNA contains:
- a CDS encoding putative inner membrane protein (unknown (gi|2896134)): MNKESIFRQLELRLAGCSLTADALGAFSAMAIADSLRQKRSIISHHLNNLHREQRVVKVNSRPVLFLPVEALRRHHRLAVRQGDYASIQALCAERQDSLELLIGAQGSLQESLRQCKAAISYPGAGLPLLLRGPTGTGKSFLARQLWQYAIEQGILPPEAPFTVFNCAEYANNPELLTSKLFGHAKGAFTGADRAVSGLIETSNGGVLFIDEVHRLPPEGQEKLFHFMDNGTWRRLGESSDERSATVRLIFASTEDLEKHFLATFIRRIPVIVKILPIAERGQYERLAFIHHFFRREAQRLHHDLSLDSEIISQLMQETLEGNVGGLENLIRNICASAWTFGQRDDGVLEVKAGQLPDRLLMEVPFTVPQTAERIMIYREGGVFPRVSGQHQEYLRLTENICGLCEELAQENISARTFDKLVYQNLTLYLDALMNKESPRARQDKRLRFIEDVGKAIAAHYDLELNAEFAYLTGRYLTSLPLTPVEASPSVRHVMLRWLEEAPGLAQRVAQKLLDVVNNKYDLLIDTLDRLVVAAIVSNAIDATSGGKVKALIIAHGYSTASSIAGVANRLIGEKIYHAMDMPMEVAFSDVSRAIVDYLQHTDTRAGVMVLIDMGYTKEIADALLSVIHGPLVVVDNVTTRLALNVASEIALQKNIEQIAEEIVPLNQSRWDVFWPAQKKARALLVTCITGIGTAFKFKNLMEKSQLTDFDINIIACEYTRLKNSRMAASLLNQYEVIAVVGTIDPQLAGVPWVGIEELLGEQGYAHLSQLLSGYLNDKQIALINKNMVREFSLHNVVNSLTILNANKTIGHIETIIAEWQSTLGFSFNNNLIISLYVHLSCMIERLVMRNEITHYKNMTEFNERHGEFIAMVNHSFQRLKILYNVALPVAEIGYIHDIFELRIEDFHW; this comes from the coding sequence ATGAATAAAGAGTCCATATTTCGTCAGTTGGAGCTACGGCTAGCCGGATGTTCACTAACAGCTGACGCGTTAGGCGCGTTTAGCGCAATGGCGATTGCCGACAGTCTCAGGCAAAAACGCAGCATTATTAGTCACCATCTTAATAACTTGCATCGTGAGCAGCGGGTGGTCAAAGTGAATAGCCGCCCGGTGCTGTTCCTGCCCGTCGAGGCGCTACGTCGTCACCACCGGCTGGCGGTTCGGCAGGGGGATTACGCGTCCATTCAGGCGCTGTGCGCGGAGCGGCAGGACAGTCTGGAGCTGCTCATTGGCGCACAGGGCAGCTTGCAGGAGTCCCTGCGTCAGTGTAAGGCGGCGATCAGTTATCCCGGCGCGGGCTTGCCTTTGCTGCTGCGCGGCCCGACGGGGACAGGAAAAAGTTTTTTGGCGCGTCAGCTTTGGCAGTACGCCATCGAGCAGGGCATTTTGCCCCCGGAGGCGCCCTTTACCGTGTTTAACTGCGCCGAATACGCTAATAACCCGGAATTGCTGACGTCAAAATTATTTGGTCATGCCAAAGGTGCGTTTACCGGCGCAGACAGAGCGGTATCCGGGTTAATTGAGACCAGTAATGGCGGCGTATTGTTTATCGATGAAGTGCACCGTCTTCCGCCGGAAGGGCAGGAAAAACTGTTCCATTTTATGGATAACGGCACCTGGCGTCGCTTAGGCGAAAGCAGCGATGAACGCAGCGCCACGGTACGTCTGATATTCGCCTCTACCGAAGATCTGGAAAAGCACTTTCTGGCGACATTTATTCGCCGGATACCGGTCATTGTCAAAATTCTGCCTATCGCCGAACGCGGACAGTATGAGCGGCTGGCGTTTATTCACCATTTTTTTCGTCGCGAGGCGCAGCGTCTTCATCACGATTTGTCGCTGGATAGTGAAATTATCAGCCAACTGATGCAGGAGACCCTGGAAGGGAATGTCGGCGGCCTGGAAAATCTCATTCGTAATATTTGCGCCAGCGCCTGGACTTTCGGCCAGCGTGACGATGGGGTACTGGAAGTAAAAGCCGGGCAACTGCCGGATCGTCTGCTGATGGAGGTGCCCTTTACCGTTCCGCAGACGGCGGAACGCATCATGATTTATCGCGAAGGTGGCGTTTTTCCGCGAGTTTCCGGTCAGCATCAGGAATATTTACGGTTGACGGAAAACATTTGCGGCCTGTGCGAAGAGCTGGCGCAGGAGAATATTTCCGCACGGACGTTTGACAAGCTGGTCTATCAAAACCTTACGTTATATCTCGATGCCTTAATGAATAAAGAGAGCCCTCGCGCTCGTCAGGACAAGCGGCTGCGTTTTATCGAAGATGTCGGGAAAGCGATCGCTGCACATTACGATCTCGAACTGAATGCGGAATTCGCTTATCTCACTGGACGTTACCTTACCAGCCTGCCGTTAACGCCGGTGGAGGCGTCGCCATCGGTTCGTCATGTGATGCTGCGCTGGCTGGAGGAGGCGCCGGGGCTGGCGCAGCGTGTGGCGCAAAAACTGCTGGACGTGGTAAATAATAAATATGATTTGTTAATCGACACGCTCGACAGACTGGTCGTGGCGGCCATCGTCAGTAATGCCATTGACGCCACCAGCGGCGGTAAGGTAAAAGCGCTGATCATCGCGCATGGTTATTCGACCGCCAGCAGCATTGCAGGCGTGGCGAACCGTCTGATTGGCGAAAAGATTTATCATGCGATGGATATGCCGATGGAGGTCGCGTTTAGCGATGTCAGCCGGGCCATTGTCGATTATCTCCAGCATACGGATACCCGCGCAGGCGTCATGGTGCTGATCGATATGGGATACACCAAAGAGATCGCCGATGCGCTTTTGAGCGTAATTCATGGCCCGCTGGTGGTGGTCGATAACGTTACGACGCGTCTGGCGCTGAACGTGGCCAGCGAGATCGCGCTGCAAAAAAACATCGAACAGATCGCCGAAGAGATCGTCCCGTTAAATCAGTCGCGCTGGGATGTCTTCTGGCCCGCGCAGAAAAAAGCGCGCGCGCTGCTGGTGACCTGTATTACCGGCATCGGGACGGCGTTTAAATTTAAAAATTTGATGGAAAAAAGTCAGTTGACCGACTTTGATATTAATATTATCGCCTGTGAATATACTCGCCTGAAAAACAGCCGGATGGCGGCCTCGTTGCTGAATCAGTATGAAGTGATTGCGGTTGTCGGCACCATTGACCCGCAGCTGGCGGGCGTTCCCTGGGTGGGGATTGAAGAGCTGCTTGGCGAGCAGGGGTATGCGCATTTAAGTCAGTTATTAAGCGGTTATCTTAACGATAAACAAATTGCGTTAATTAATAAAAATATGGTTCGCGAATTTTCGTTGCATAATGTGGTTAATTCGCTGACCATTCTCAATGCCAATAAGACGATAGGGCATATCGAAACGATTATTGCCGAATGGCAAAGTACGCTGGGCTTCAGCTTTAATAATAATTTGATTATTAGTTTATATGTTCATTTGAGCTGTATGATTGAGCGACTGGTCATGCGCAATGAAATTACCCACTATAAAAACATGACGGAATTTAACGAGCGGCATGGTGAATTTATCGCGATGGTAAATCATTCATTTCAGCGGTTGAAAATTCTTTATAACGTGGCGCTGCCGGTAGCGGAAATTGGCTATATCCACGATATTTTCGAATTACGGATAGAGGATTTTCACTGGTAG
- a CDS encoding putative phosphosugar isomerases (similar to E. coli putative transport protein (AAC76396.1); Blastp hit to AAC76396.1 (347 aa), 27% identity in aa 42 - 299): MSVAHENARRIISDILGKQNIERVWFVGCGGSLTGFWPGKYFLDCEASKLAVGYITSNEFVHATPKALGKNSVVILASQQGNTAETVAAARVAREKGAATIGLVYQPDTPLCEYSDYIIEYQWARYPETVDPAQQKAAYSLWLALEILAQTEGYAQYDELVSAFGRFSDVVHGAQRQVQEDAQRFAAEWKDEKVVYMMGSGPSFGAAHQESICILLEMQWINSASIHSGEYFHGPFEITEPGTPFILLQSSGRTRPLDDRAIRFIERYQGKLQLIDADKLGIQDLSTDVGEYFCGLLHNCVLDVYNLALATARNHPLTTRRYMWKVEY, encoded by the coding sequence ATGTCTGTTGCTCATGAAAATGCCCGCCGTATTATTAGCGATATTTTAGGTAAACAAAACATTGAACGCGTCTGGTTTGTCGGCTGCGGCGGTTCATTAACCGGCTTCTGGCCAGGAAAATACTTTCTGGACTGTGAAGCGTCAAAACTGGCTGTCGGTTATATCACCAGTAATGAATTTGTCCACGCCACACCAAAAGCATTAGGAAAAAATAGCGTCGTTATTCTCGCCTCGCAGCAGGGCAATACGGCGGAAACCGTCGCAGCCGCCCGCGTGGCGCGTGAAAAAGGAGCGGCGACCATCGGTCTGGTTTACCAACCTGACACGCCGTTGTGCGAATACAGCGACTACATCATTGAATATCAGTGGGCGCGTTATCCGGAAACGGTCGACCCTGCACAACAAAAAGCCGCATACAGCCTGTGGCTGGCGCTGGAAATTCTCGCCCAAACAGAGGGCTATGCGCAATACGATGAGTTAGTCAGCGCATTTGGGCGCTTTAGCGACGTTGTTCACGGCGCCCAACGGCAGGTACAAGAAGATGCTCAGCGTTTCGCCGCCGAATGGAAGGATGAGAAGGTGGTCTATATGATGGGCAGCGGCCCCTCTTTCGGCGCCGCGCATCAGGAGTCTATCTGTATTCTGCTGGAAATGCAGTGGATCAACTCCGCCAGCATACATAGCGGAGAGTATTTCCACGGACCGTTCGAAATCACCGAGCCGGGCACGCCGTTTATATTGCTGCAAAGCAGTGGTCGCACTCGCCCGCTGGACGATCGTGCGATTCGCTTTATTGAACGCTATCAGGGAAAACTGCAGTTGATCGATGCGGATAAACTCGGCATTCAGGATCTGTCCACCGACGTTGGCGAATACTTCTGCGGTCTGTTGCACAACTGTGTGCTGGACGTTTATAACCTCGCTCTGGCGACAGCCCGTAATCACCCACTGACCACCCGCCGGTATATGTGGAAAGTTGAATATTAA
- a CDS encoding putative inner membrane protein (similar to E. coli L-glutamine:D-fructose-6-phosphate aminotransferase (AAC76752.1); Blastp hit to AAC76752.1 (609 aa), 21% identity in aa 293 - 601) — MNETPLRLLEMLTQTREDLWRAAQALTERGVTRIILTGSGTSYHGALTARTFMQRWCALPVDVCWPFMLDDETLARSGKALVVGISQGGGSLSTLAAMERARNVGHITASMAGVAPATIDRAADYILTVPCGEETAGAKTKGYHCTVLNLMLLALAVAGQQQRLDGEQRRSLLLRMEKTFNHLPALVTASQAWAQTNALALRDSADIRLTGPATLFGTVQEGALKMLETLRCPVSGYEFEEFIHGIYNAFNAQSALIMLDPQPDARQDRLAQILGEWTPSIYRIGPQVENNGLNLNFPFVNDEDFAVFEYIIPLQMLCAILPPQKGINPAIPKDPQFHQKMKSKQEI; from the coding sequence ATGAACGAGACGCCCCTTCGCCTGCTGGAGATGCTGACGCAGACGCGGGAAGATCTCTGGCGCGCGGCGCAGGCGCTAACGGAACGCGGCGTCACCCGCATTATTCTGACAGGCTCCGGCACGTCATACCACGGCGCGCTGACCGCTCGCACGTTTATGCAGCGCTGGTGCGCATTACCAGTGGATGTCTGCTGGCCGTTTATGCTTGACGACGAGACGCTTGCCCGCAGCGGCAAGGCGCTGGTTGTCGGCATCTCCCAGGGCGGCGGCAGCCTCTCAACGCTGGCGGCGATGGAGCGCGCCCGCAATGTTGGTCATATCACCGCCTCAATGGCTGGCGTGGCGCCTGCGACTATCGACCGGGCGGCGGATTATATCCTTACCGTTCCCTGCGGCGAAGAAACCGCTGGCGCGAAAACAAAAGGCTATCACTGCACGGTTCTCAATTTGATGCTGCTGGCGCTCGCCGTCGCCGGGCAGCAACAGCGGCTGGACGGCGAACAGCGCCGGTCACTGCTGCTGCGGATGGAAAAGACCTTTAACCACCTGCCCGCGCTGGTTACCGCCTCGCAGGCGTGGGCGCAAACCAATGCGCTGGCGCTGCGCGATAGCGCAGATATTCGTCTGACCGGCCCGGCAACGCTGTTCGGTACGGTGCAGGAGGGTGCGCTCAAGATGCTGGAGACGTTGCGCTGTCCGGTGTCGGGCTACGAATTCGAGGAGTTTATTCACGGTATTTACAATGCCTTTAATGCGCAATCCGCACTCATTATGCTCGACCCGCAGCCTGACGCGCGTCAGGATCGGCTGGCGCAAATACTCGGTGAGTGGACGCCGTCTATTTACCGCATCGGCCCGCAGGTAGAAAATAATGGTCTGAATCTGAATTTCCCGTTTGTCAATGATGAGGACTTTGCCGTCTTTGAATATATCATTCCGCTACAAATGCTATGTGCGATATTACCCCCGCAAAAAGGCATTAATCCGGCGATACCCAAAGATCCGCAATTCCATCAAAAAATGAAAAGTAAGCAAGAAATTTAA
- a CDS encoding putative transport protein, PTS system (similar to E. coli PTS enzyme IID, mannose-specific (AAC74889.1); Blastp hit to AAC74889.1 (286 aa), 37% identity in aa 4 - 284), translating to MSEVTQTLIDDAQAHSQSESRITARDLRSVFWRSFTLQGSWNYERQQHMGYAFAMSPALKRIYQDPAELGRALQRHLVLFNTTPHLSTFVFGLSIAMEEENQRNPDFNEESINAVKTSLMGPLAGIGDSIFWGSLKVIAAGMGIYFAQQGSILGPILALLVYNIPHILCRWYALKLGYRAGTTWLMRLWQSGLMDRVTYIASIVGLMVVGAMTASMIDITTPLSFTAGQTTMKVQDFIDKILPSLLPLLFTLGMYKLIRKGVNINWILLGTVVFGLLASALGLL from the coding sequence ATGAGTGAAGTGACGCAGACCCTGATCGACGACGCACAGGCTCACTCGCAAAGCGAAAGCCGCATCACCGCCCGCGATTTACGCAGCGTTTTCTGGCGCTCCTTTACGTTGCAAGGATCGTGGAACTATGAACGCCAGCAGCATATGGGCTATGCCTTCGCTATGTCGCCAGCGCTAAAGCGTATCTACCAGGACCCCGCCGAACTGGGGCGCGCCTTACAGCGTCATCTGGTGCTGTTCAATACCACGCCGCATCTGTCAACGTTTGTCTTTGGCCTGTCGATTGCGATGGAGGAGGAAAATCAACGCAACCCGGACTTTAACGAAGAGTCGATCAATGCCGTTAAAACCAGCCTGATGGGGCCGCTGGCCGGGATCGGCGATTCCATCTTCTGGGGATCGCTGAAAGTTATCGCCGCCGGGATGGGGATCTACTTTGCCCAGCAGGGCAGCATTCTGGGGCCGATTCTCGCCCTACTGGTCTATAACATTCCGCACATCCTCTGCCGCTGGTACGCCCTCAAACTGGGCTACCGGGCGGGGACCACCTGGCTGATGCGCCTCTGGCAAAGCGGGCTGATGGACAGGGTGACTTATATCGCGTCAATCGTCGGGTTGATGGTCGTCGGCGCCATGACCGCCAGCATGATCGACATTACAACCCCGCTGAGCTTTACCGCCGGGCAGACTACCATGAAAGTGCAGGATTTTATTGACAAAATCCTCCCTTCCCTGCTGCCGCTGCTCTTCACGCTCGGCATGTACAAACTTATCCGTAAGGGCGTGAACATTAACTGGATCCTGTTAGGCACCGTCGTGTTTGGGCTTCTTGCCAGCGCGCTGGGCCTGCTTTGA
- a CDS encoding putative inner membrane protein (similar to E. coli PTS enzyme IIC, mannose-specific (AAC74888.1); Blastp hit to AAC74888.1 (266 aa), 34% identity in aa 6 - 240) — MLLTATLLGLIAALGILDGRLLGVSMIDRPLVMCALTGLVCGNLHEGILIGATLELIFLGNVAIGAAVPPDVVTGSVLATAFSIMSGRGPEAALTIAIPISMLAQTLGVLVRVVNARFGHMADRYAAQGNTRMVAVMHLGGPTLLYFLSGFLPVFFAILLGSAAVTWFLDAIPAFITNGLVVASKILPALGFALLISMMLSSKLMPYLGLGFLIAAYTKLDIIAIALFAVVLAFIISQFLNTSQQEG, encoded by the coding sequence ATGTTGCTCACCGCAACGCTGCTCGGCCTGATTGCCGCACTGGGCATTCTTGACGGGCGTTTACTCGGCGTGTCGATGATTGACCGTCCGCTGGTGATGTGCGCCCTCACCGGTCTGGTCTGCGGCAATTTACACGAAGGCATTCTGATCGGCGCGACGCTGGAACTGATCTTTTTAGGTAATGTCGCTATCGGCGCCGCGGTACCGCCTGATGTCGTCACCGGTTCGGTGCTGGCGACCGCGTTTTCTATTATGTCCGGGCGCGGGCCCGAAGCGGCGCTGACCATCGCGATTCCTATCTCTATGCTGGCGCAGACCCTCGGCGTCCTGGTGCGCGTGGTTAACGCCCGCTTTGGCCACATGGCCGATCGTTATGCGGCGCAGGGTAATACCCGGATGGTTGCCGTTATGCACCTGGGAGGCCCAACGCTGCTCTATTTTCTAAGCGGTTTTCTGCCGGTCTTTTTCGCCATTTTGCTCGGTTCTGCCGCCGTCACCTGGTTCCTCGACGCCATTCCCGCCTTTATTACCAATGGCCTGGTTGTCGCCAGTAAGATTTTGCCGGCGCTGGGTTTCGCGTTGCTGATCAGCATGATGCTTAGCAGCAAATTAATGCCTTACCTTGGGCTGGGCTTTCTGATCGCCGCATATACCAAACTGGACATCATCGCCATCGCGCTGTTTGCCGTGGTGCTGGCTTTCATTATCAGCCAGTTTCTTAACACATCCCAACAGGAGGGCTAA
- a CDS encoding putative transport protein, PTS system (similar to E. coli PTS enzyme IIAB, mannose-specific (AAC74887.1); Blastp hit to AAC74887.1 (323 aa), 32% identity in aa 163 - 306): protein MIKLVRIDYRLLHGQVVFAWTRALDIDHIIVANANAAGDAFVSMSLSLAKPAGVSLDIITVEQAAEKLASGKLDHKKVMVVLGNTAETLAFVEKVPGISVINYGGIAQKEGAQQFGKAIYLTEQEIADSQALKAKGIRLEMRQVPAHSAELLNDKL from the coding sequence ATGATCAAATTAGTGCGCATTGATTACCGCCTGCTGCACGGCCAGGTGGTCTTCGCCTGGACCCGGGCGCTGGATATCGACCATATCATCGTCGCTAACGCCAACGCCGCCGGCGACGCGTTTGTCTCTATGTCATTAAGTCTGGCAAAACCCGCTGGCGTGTCGCTGGACATTATCACGGTGGAACAGGCGGCGGAAAAACTCGCCAGCGGCAAGCTGGATCACAAAAAAGTGATGGTGGTGCTGGGAAATACCGCCGAAACCCTCGCCTTCGTCGAGAAAGTGCCAGGGATTAGCGTTATCAACTACGGCGGTATCGCGCAAAAAGAGGGCGCGCAGCAGTTCGGCAAAGCCATATACCTGACCGAGCAGGAGATTGCCGATAGCCAGGCGCTAAAAGCCAAAGGCATCCGTCTGGAAATGCGCCAGGTTCCGGCTCATTCCGCCGAATTGCTTAACGATAAACTCTGA
- a CDS encoding putative transport protein, PTS system (similar to E. coli PTS enzyme IIAB, mannose-specific (AAC74887.1); Blastp hit to AAC74887.1 (323 aa), 26% identity in aa 5 - 126): MRHVYVASHGPFARGLINSLSLLIGDEHGVTPVCAYDGDIVTTEQLEQTLENLIAQANGEEVVVFTDLLGGSINNSAAKVLMRHRHVFVVAGVNMTLLLEFLLCEEESTDAAITYATNAARESIVFINTLITQPSADLQGESHDQISAH; the protein is encoded by the coding sequence GTGAGACATGTTTATGTAGCCAGCCATGGCCCTTTTGCCCGCGGACTTATTAACAGTCTATCGCTGCTGATTGGCGACGAACACGGCGTGACACCGGTTTGCGCCTACGATGGCGATATTGTCACCACGGAGCAGCTTGAACAAACCCTCGAAAATCTGATCGCGCAAGCCAACGGCGAAGAAGTGGTGGTGTTTACCGATCTGCTCGGCGGCAGCATCAACAATAGCGCCGCGAAAGTGCTGATGCGTCACCGTCACGTTTTTGTGGTGGCTGGCGTCAACATGACCCTGTTGCTGGAGTTTTTACTCTGTGAAGAAGAAAGCACAGACGCGGCCATTACCTACGCCACCAATGCGGCGCGTGAATCCATTGTCTTTATCAACACGCTAATAACACAACCATCCGCTGACCTACAGGGAGAATCCCATGATCAAATTAGTGCGCATTGA
- the nfnB gene encoding dihydropteridine reductase (oxygen-insensitive NAD(P)H nitroreductase; oxygen-insensitive NAD(P)H nitroreductase. (SW:NFNB_SALTY)) encodes MDIVSVALQRYSTKAFDPSKKLTAEEADKIKTLLQYSPSSTNSQPWHFIVASTEEGKARVAKSAAGNYTFNERKMLDASHVVVFCAKTAMDDAWLERVVDQEDADGRFATPEAKAANDKGRRFFADMHRVSLKDDHQWMAKQVYLNVGNFLLGVAAMGLDAVPIEGFDAEVLDAEFGLKEKGYTSLVVVPVGHHSVEDFNAGLPKSRLPLETTLTEV; translated from the coding sequence ATGGATATCGTTTCTGTCGCCTTACAGCGCTACTCCACTAAGGCGTTCGATCCCAGCAAAAAACTGACCGCCGAAGAAGCGGATAAAATAAAAACACTACTACAGTACAGCCCCTCCAGCACCAATTCCCAGCCGTGGCACTTTATTGTCGCCAGTACGGAAGAAGGCAAAGCGCGCGTAGCAAAATCCGCTGCCGGAAACTACACGTTCAACGAACGCAAAATGCTGGACGCCTCCCATGTGGTGGTCTTCTGCGCCAAAACCGCAATGGATGACGCATGGCTTGAGCGCGTCGTCGATCAGGAAGATGCTGATGGCCGTTTCGCTACGCCGGAAGCTAAAGCGGCAAATGATAAAGGTCGCCGCTTTTTCGCCGATATGCACCGCGTCTCGCTGAAAGATGACCACCAGTGGATGGCGAAGCAGGTTTATCTGAACGTCGGCAACTTTCTGCTGGGCGTCGCCGCGATGGGTCTCGACGCCGTCCCCATTGAAGGTTTCGACGCCGAGGTGCTCGACGCTGAATTTGGTCTGAAAGAAAAAGGCTATACCAGTCTGGTCGTGGTGCCGGTCGGCCATCATAGCGTCGAGGATTTCAACGCCGGGCTGCCGAAATCACGTCTGCCGCTTGAAACCACACTGACGGAAGTTTAA
- the ybdF gene encoding putative cytoplasmic protein (similar to E. coli orf, hypothetical protein (AAC73680.1); Blastp hit to AAC73680.1 (122 aa), 75% identity in aa 1 - 121) — protein sequence MDGQTLHAWAKRFALELPFTEHCWPFGPQYDVFKVGGKIFMLFTEHHCRPVVNLKSDPQKSLVNQQIYPSIAPGYHMNKKHWISVYAGEDITVSLLNDLINDSWNLVVDGLPKREQLRLRPR from the coding sequence ATGGACGGTCAAACACTGCACGCCTGGGCAAAACGCTTTGCGCTGGAACTGCCTTTTACCGAACACTGCTGGCCTTTCGGCCCACAGTACGATGTGTTTAAAGTCGGCGGCAAAATATTCATGCTGTTCACTGAACATCACTGTCGCCCAGTGGTGAACCTGAAGTCGGATCCCCAAAAGTCCCTGGTAAATCAACAAATTTACCCCAGCATTGCGCCTGGCTATCACATGAATAAGAAACACTGGATTTCAGTCTATGCGGGCGAGGATATCACCGTCTCGCTACTCAACGATTTGATAAATGACTCATGGAATCTGGTCGTAGACGGGCTGCCTAAAAGAGAGCAACTGCGCCTGCGGCCGCGCTGA
- a CDS encoding putative regulatory protein, producing MARPKSEDKKQALLEAATQAIAQSGIAASTAVIARNAGVAEGTLFRYFATKDELINTLYLHLKQDLCQSMIMELDRSITDAKMMTRFIWNSYISWGLNHPARHRAIRQLAVSEKLTKETEQRADDMFPELRDLCHRSVLMVFMSDEYRAFGDGLFLALAETTMDFAARDPARAGEYIALGFEAMWRALTREEQ from the coding sequence GTGGCTCGTCCGAAGAGTGAAGACAAAAAACAAGCATTACTGGAAGCGGCAACCCAGGCGATAGCGCAATCCGGTATCGCCGCCTCAACGGCGGTGATTGCGCGTAACGCAGGTGTTGCAGAAGGAACATTGTTTCGCTATTTCGCGACCAAAGATGAGCTGATTAACACGTTGTATTTGCATTTAAAGCAGGATCTCTGCCAGTCAATGATAATGGAGCTGGATCGATCCATTACCGATGCCAAAATGATGACTCGTTTTATCTGGAACAGTTACATCAGTTGGGGTCTGAACCATCCCGCGCGCCATCGGGCGATCCGTCAACTGGCCGTCAGCGAAAAGCTCACCAAAGAGACGGAACAACGGGCCGACGATATGTTCCCCGAATTGCGCGATTTATGTCATCGTTCCGTTTTGATGGTGTTTATGTCGGATGAATACCGCGCCTTCGGCGACGGCCTTTTTCTGGCGCTGGCTGAAACAACAATGGATTTCGCCGCGCGCGATCCCGCTCGCGCTGGCGAATATATTGCGCTGGGATTCGAAGCCATGTGGCGCGCGCTGACTCGCGAGGAGCAATAA
- a CDS encoding putative regulatory protein (resistance against oxidative stress protein A (gi|9885772)) — MTISAQVIDTIVEWIDDNLNQPLRIDDIARHAGYSKWHLQRLFMQYKGESLGRYVRERKLKLAARDLLDTDQKVYDICLKYGFDSQQTFTRIFTRTFNLPPGAYRKEKHGRTH, encoded by the coding sequence ATGACCATTTCCGCTCAGGTTATCGACACGATTGTCGAGTGGATTGATGATAATTTGAATCAGCCGTTACGTATTGATGATATTGCCCGTCATGCGGGGTATTCCAAGTGGCACCTGCAGCGCCTTTTTATGCAGTACAAAGGGGAGAGTCTGGGACGCTACGTGCGTGAACGGAAGCTAAAACTGGCGGCGCGCGACCTGCTCGACACCGACCAGAAGGTGTATGATATTTGTCTCAAGTATGGTTTTGATTCGCAGCAAACCTTTACGCGCATTTTTACCCGCACGTTCAACCTGCCGCCAGGCGCTTATCGTAAAGAAAAGCATGGCCGTACGCATTGA
- the ybdJ gene encoding putative inner membrane protein (similar to E. coli orf, hypothetical protein (AAC73681.1); Blastp hit to AAC73681.1 (82 aa), 85% identity in aa 1 - 82), protein MKHPLESLMTAAGILLMALLSSLLLPAPSLGLALAQKLVGIFHLMDLNQLYTLLFCLWFLLLGALEYYVIRFIWRRWFSLAD, encoded by the coding sequence ATGAAACACCCGCTTGAATCATTGATGACCGCTGCCGGTATTTTGCTGATGGCGTTGCTCTCCAGCCTGCTGCTGCCCGCCCCTTCGCTCGGCCTTGCGCTGGCGCAAAAACTGGTCGGGATCTTTCATCTTATGGATCTCAACCAGCTTTATACTTTGTTGTTTTGTTTATGGTTTCTGTTGCTCGGCGCGCTGGAATATTATGTCATTCGCTTTATCTGGCGGCGCTGGTTTTCGCTGGCCGATTAA